The Pongo pygmaeus isolate AG05252 chromosome 11, NHGRI_mPonPyg2-v2.0_pri, whole genome shotgun sequence genome includes a region encoding these proteins:
- the PTPN18 gene encoding tyrosine-protein phosphatase non-receptor type 18 isoform X3, translating into MSRSLDSAQSFLERLEARGGREGAVLAGEFSDIQARSAAWKADGVCSTEAGSRPENVRKNRYKDVLPYDQTRVILSLLREEGHSDYINGNFIRGVDGSLAYIATQGPLPHTLLDFWRLVWEFGVKVILMACREIENGRKRCERYWAQEQEPLQTGLFCITLIKEKWLNEDIMLRTLKVTFQKESRSVYQLQYMSWPDRGVPSSPDHMLAMVEEARRLQGSGPEPLCVHCSAGCGRTGVLCTVDYVRQLLLTQVIPPDFSLFDVVLEMRKQRPAAVQTEKQYRFLYHTVAQMFCSMLQNASPHYQNIKEVQRPLSHSPVHHQHPQRPGPRARSSPRDYWEQALTMTSTCALLQASLSGSPVLSFLPEPRERPGQLPPSGASPPVFLQNCAPLYDDALFLRTPQALLAIPRPPGGVLRSISVPGSPGHAMADTYAVVQKRGAPVGAGRGTETGTGARSAEEAPLYSQVTPRAQRPGAHAEDVRGTLPGRIPADQSPAGSSAYEDVVGGAQTGGLGFNLRIGRPKGPRDPPAEWTRVWSLALSPRLEYNVAILAHCNLCLCLPGSSNSSASASQVAGIKRMYHYAQLIFVFLVEMGFHHVGKAGLELLTS; encoded by the exons ATGAGCCGCAGCCTGGACTCGGCGCAGAGCTTCCTGGAGCGGCTGGAAGCGCGGGGCGGCCGGGAGGGGGCAGTTCTCGCCGGCGAGTTCAGC GACATCCAGGCCCGCTCGGCCGCCTGGAAGGCTGACGGCGTGTGTTCCACCGAGGCCGGCAGTCGGCCAGAGAACGTGAGGAAGAACCGCTACAAAGACGTGCTGCCAT ATGATCAGACGCGAGTAATCCTCTCCCTGCTCCGGGAAGAGGGACACAGCGACTACATTAATGGCAACTTCATCCGG GGCGTGGATGGAAGCCTGGCCTACATTGCCACGCAAGGACCCTTGCCTCACACCCTGCTAGACTTCTGGAGACTGGTCTGGGAGTTTGGGGTCAAG GTGATCCTGATGGCCTGTCGAGAGATAGAGAATGGGCGG AAAAGGTGTGAGCGGTACTGGGCCCAGGAGCAGGAGCCACTGCAGACCGGGCTTTTCTGCATCACTCTG ATAAAGGAGAAGTGGCTGAATGAGGACATCATGCTCAGGACCCTCAAGGTCACATTCCAGAAG gAGTCCCGTTCTGTGTACCAGCTACAGTATATGTCCTGGCCAGACCGTGGGGTCCCCAGCAGTCCTGACCACATGCTTGCCATGGTGGAGGAAGCCCGTCGCCTCCAGGGATCTGGCCCTGAACCCCTCTGTGTCCACTGCAG TGCGGGCTGTGGGCGAACAGGCGTCCTGTGCACCGTGGATTATGTGAGGCAGCTGCTCCTGACCCAG GTGATCCCACCTGACTTCAGTCTCTTTGATGTGGTCCTTGAGATGAGGAAGCAGCGGCCTGCGGCCGTGCAGACAGAG AAGCAGTACAGGTTCCTGTACCACACGGTGGCTCAGATGTTCTGCTCCATGCTCCAGAATGCCAGCCCCCACTACCAGAACATCAAAGAGGTACAGAGGCCCCTTTCCCACTCTCCTGTCCACCATCAGCACCCTCAGAGACCAGGACCCCGAGCACGGTCCAGCCCCCGGGACTACTGGGAGCAGGCACTGACTATGACATCCACCTGTGCCCTCCTCCAGGCATCCTTATCGGGCTCTCCCGTCTTGAGCTTTCTCCCAGAGCCCCGTGAGAGGCCTGGCCAGCTTCCTCCCTCAGGAGCCTCCCCTCCTGTTTTTCTTCAGAATTGTGCCCCACTCTACGACGATGCCCTCTTCCTCCGGACTCCCCAGGCACTTCTCGCCATACCCCGCCCACCAGGAGGGGTCCTCAG AAGTATCTCTGTGCCCGGGTCCCCGGGCCACGCCATGGCTGACACCTACGCGGTGGTGCAGAAGCGCGGGGCTCCAGTGGGCGCCGGGCGTGGGACGGAGACGGGGACGGGGGCGCGCAGCGCGGAGGAGGCGCCGCTCTACAGCCAGGTGACGCCGCGCGCCCAGCGGCCCGGGGCACACGCGGAGGACGTGCGGGGGACGCTGCCTGGCCGCA TTCCTGCTGACCAAAGTCCTGCCGGATCTAGCGCCTACGAGGACGTGGTGGGTGGAGCTCAGACCGGTGGGCTAG GTTTCAACCTGCGcattgggaggccgaaggggccCCGGGACCCGCCTGCTGAGTGGACCCGGGT atggagtcttgctctgtcgcccaggctggagtacaatgtcgcaatcttggctcactgcaacctctgtctctgcctcccaggttcaagcaattcttctgcctcagcctctcaagtagctgggattaaacgcatgtaccactatgcccagctaatatttgtatttttagtagagatggggtttcaccacgttggcaaggctggtctcgaactccttacctcgtga
- the PTPN18 gene encoding tyrosine-protein phosphatase non-receptor type 18 isoform X11 yields MSRSLDSAQSFLERLEARGGREGAVLAGEFSDIQARSAAWKADGVCSTEAGSRPENVRKNRYKDVLPYDQTRVILSLLREEGHSDYINGNFIRVRVGVTEGGGLGVARGEQQNLSSEFGLHQGVDGSLAYIATQGPLPHTLLDFWRLVWEFGVKVILMACREIENGRKRCERYWAQEQEPLQTGLFCITLIKEKWLNEDIMLRTLKVTFQKESRSVYQLQYMSWPDRGVPSSPDHMLAMVEEARRLQGSGPEPLCVHCSAGCGRTGVLCTVDYVRQLLLTQVIPPDFSLFDVVLEMRKQRPAAVQTEKQYRFLYHTVAQMFCSMLQNASPHYQNIKENCAPLYDDALFLRTPQALLAIPRPPGGVLRSISVPGSPGHAMADTYAVVQKRGAPVGAGRGTETGTGARSAEEAPLYSQVTPRAQRPGAHAEDVRGTLPGRIPADQSPAGSSAYEDVVGGAQTGGLGFNLRIGRPKGPRDPPAEWTRV; encoded by the exons ATGAGCCGCAGCCTGGACTCGGCGCAGAGCTTCCTGGAGCGGCTGGAAGCGCGGGGCGGCCGGGAGGGGGCAGTTCTCGCCGGCGAGTTCAGC GACATCCAGGCCCGCTCGGCCGCCTGGAAGGCTGACGGCGTGTGTTCCACCGAGGCCGGCAGTCGGCCAGAGAACGTGAGGAAGAACCGCTACAAAGACGTGCTGCCAT ATGATCAGACGCGAGTAATCCTCTCCCTGCTCCGGGAAGAGGGACACAGCGACTACATTAATGGCAACTTCATCCGGGTGAGGGTTGGGGTCACGGAAGGAGGTGGACTGGGAGTGGCCAGGGGTGAGCAGCAGAATCTCAGTAGTGAATTCGGCCTTCACCAGGGCGTGGATGGAAGCCTGGCCTACATTGCCACGCAAGGACCCTTGCCTCACACCCTGCTAGACTTCTGGAGACTGGTCTGGGAGTTTGGGGTCAAG GTGATCCTGATGGCCTGTCGAGAGATAGAGAATGGGCGG AAAAGGTGTGAGCGGTACTGGGCCCAGGAGCAGGAGCCACTGCAGACCGGGCTTTTCTGCATCACTCTG ATAAAGGAGAAGTGGCTGAATGAGGACATCATGCTCAGGACCCTCAAGGTCACATTCCAGAAG gAGTCCCGTTCTGTGTACCAGCTACAGTATATGTCCTGGCCAGACCGTGGGGTCCCCAGCAGTCCTGACCACATGCTTGCCATGGTGGAGGAAGCCCGTCGCCTCCAGGGATCTGGCCCTGAACCCCTCTGTGTCCACTGCAG TGCGGGCTGTGGGCGAACAGGCGTCCTGTGCACCGTGGATTATGTGAGGCAGCTGCTCCTGACCCAG GTGATCCCACCTGACTTCAGTCTCTTTGATGTGGTCCTTGAGATGAGGAAGCAGCGGCCTGCGGCCGTGCAGACAGAG AAGCAGTACAGGTTCCTGTACCACACGGTGGCTCAGATGTTCTGCTCCATGCTCCAGAATGCCAGCCCCCACTACCAGAACATCAAAGAG AATTGTGCCCCACTCTACGACGATGCCCTCTTCCTCCGGACTCCCCAGGCACTTCTCGCCATACCCCGCCCACCAGGAGGGGTCCTCAG AAGTATCTCTGTGCCCGGGTCCCCGGGCCACGCCATGGCTGACACCTACGCGGTGGTGCAGAAGCGCGGGGCTCCAGTGGGCGCCGGGCGTGGGACGGAGACGGGGACGGGGGCGCGCAGCGCGGAGGAGGCGCCGCTCTACAGCCAGGTGACGCCGCGCGCCCAGCGGCCCGGGGCACACGCGGAGGACGTGCGGGGGACGCTGCCTGGCCGCA TTCCTGCTGACCAAAGTCCTGCCGGATCTAGCGCCTACGAGGACGTGGTGGGTGGAGCTCAGACCGGTGGGCTAG GTTTCAACCTGCGcattgggaggccgaaggggccCCGGGACCCGCCTGCTGAGTGGACCCGGGTGTAA
- the PTPN18 gene encoding tyrosine-protein phosphatase non-receptor type 18 isoform X8 — MSRSLDSAQSFLERLEARGGREGAVLAGEFSDIQARSAAWKADGVCSTEAGSRPENVRKNRYKDVLPYDQTRVILSLLREEGHSDYINGNFIRVRVGVTEGGGLGVARGEQQNLSSEFGLHQGVDGSLAYIATQGPLPHTLLDFWRLVWEFGVKVILMACREIENGRKRCERYWAQEQEPLQTGLFCITLIKEKWLNEDIMLRTLKVTFQKESRSVYQLQYMSWPDRGVPSSPDHMLAMVEEARRLQGSGPEPLCVHCSAGCGRTGVLCTVDYVRQLLLTQVIPPDFSLFDVVLEMRKQRPAAVQTEKQYRFLYHTVAQMFCSMLQNASPHYQNIKENCAPLYDDALFLRTPQALLAIPRPPGGVLRSISVPGSPGHAMADTYAVVQKRGAPVGAGRGTETGTGARSAEEAPLYSQVTPRAQRPGAHAEDVRGTLPGRIPADQSPAGSSAYEDVVGGAQTGGLGFNLRIGRPKGPRDPPAEWTRVWSLALSPRLEYNVAILAHCNLCLCLPGSSNSSASASQVAGIKRMYHYAQLIFVFLVEMGFHHVGKAGLELLTS; from the exons ATGAGCCGCAGCCTGGACTCGGCGCAGAGCTTCCTGGAGCGGCTGGAAGCGCGGGGCGGCCGGGAGGGGGCAGTTCTCGCCGGCGAGTTCAGC GACATCCAGGCCCGCTCGGCCGCCTGGAAGGCTGACGGCGTGTGTTCCACCGAGGCCGGCAGTCGGCCAGAGAACGTGAGGAAGAACCGCTACAAAGACGTGCTGCCAT ATGATCAGACGCGAGTAATCCTCTCCCTGCTCCGGGAAGAGGGACACAGCGACTACATTAATGGCAACTTCATCCGGGTGAGGGTTGGGGTCACGGAAGGAGGTGGACTGGGAGTGGCCAGGGGTGAGCAGCAGAATCTCAGTAGTGAATTCGGCCTTCACCAGGGCGTGGATGGAAGCCTGGCCTACATTGCCACGCAAGGACCCTTGCCTCACACCCTGCTAGACTTCTGGAGACTGGTCTGGGAGTTTGGGGTCAAG GTGATCCTGATGGCCTGTCGAGAGATAGAGAATGGGCGG AAAAGGTGTGAGCGGTACTGGGCCCAGGAGCAGGAGCCACTGCAGACCGGGCTTTTCTGCATCACTCTG ATAAAGGAGAAGTGGCTGAATGAGGACATCATGCTCAGGACCCTCAAGGTCACATTCCAGAAG gAGTCCCGTTCTGTGTACCAGCTACAGTATATGTCCTGGCCAGACCGTGGGGTCCCCAGCAGTCCTGACCACATGCTTGCCATGGTGGAGGAAGCCCGTCGCCTCCAGGGATCTGGCCCTGAACCCCTCTGTGTCCACTGCAG TGCGGGCTGTGGGCGAACAGGCGTCCTGTGCACCGTGGATTATGTGAGGCAGCTGCTCCTGACCCAG GTGATCCCACCTGACTTCAGTCTCTTTGATGTGGTCCTTGAGATGAGGAAGCAGCGGCCTGCGGCCGTGCAGACAGAG AAGCAGTACAGGTTCCTGTACCACACGGTGGCTCAGATGTTCTGCTCCATGCTCCAGAATGCCAGCCCCCACTACCAGAACATCAAAGAG AATTGTGCCCCACTCTACGACGATGCCCTCTTCCTCCGGACTCCCCAGGCACTTCTCGCCATACCCCGCCCACCAGGAGGGGTCCTCAG AAGTATCTCTGTGCCCGGGTCCCCGGGCCACGCCATGGCTGACACCTACGCGGTGGTGCAGAAGCGCGGGGCTCCAGTGGGCGCCGGGCGTGGGACGGAGACGGGGACGGGGGCGCGCAGCGCGGAGGAGGCGCCGCTCTACAGCCAGGTGACGCCGCGCGCCCAGCGGCCCGGGGCACACGCGGAGGACGTGCGGGGGACGCTGCCTGGCCGCA TTCCTGCTGACCAAAGTCCTGCCGGATCTAGCGCCTACGAGGACGTGGTGGGTGGAGCTCAGACCGGTGGGCTAG GTTTCAACCTGCGcattgggaggccgaaggggccCCGGGACCCGCCTGCTGAGTGGACCCGGGT atggagtcttgctctgtcgcccaggctggagtacaatgtcgcaatcttggctcactgcaacctctgtctctgcctcccaggttcaagcaattcttctgcctcagcctctcaagtagctgggattaaacgcatgtaccactatgcccagctaatatttgtatttttagtagagatggggtttcaccacgttggcaaggctggtctcgaactccttacctcgtga
- the PTPN18 gene encoding tyrosine-protein phosphatase non-receptor type 18 isoform X16, which translates to MSRSLDSAQSFLERLEARGGREGAVLAGEFSDIQARSAAWKADGVCSTEAGSRPENVRKNRYKDVLPYDQTRVILSLLREEGHSDYINGNFIRVRVGVTEGGGLGVARGEQQNLSSEFGLHQGVDGSLAYIATQGPLPHTLLDFWRLVWEFGVKVILMACREIENGRKRCERYWAQEQEPLQTGLFCITLIKEKWLNEDIMLRTLKVTFQKESRSVYQLQYMSWPDRGVPSSPDHMLAMVEEARRLQGSGPEPLCVHCSAGCGRTGVLCTVDYVRQLLLTQVIPPDFSLFDVVLEMRKQRPAAVQTEKQYRFLYHTVAQMFCSMLQNASPHYQNIKENCAPLYDDALFLRTPQALLAIPRPPGGVLSAAVSLPPGPPCLQKYLCARVPGPRHG; encoded by the exons ATGAGCCGCAGCCTGGACTCGGCGCAGAGCTTCCTGGAGCGGCTGGAAGCGCGGGGCGGCCGGGAGGGGGCAGTTCTCGCCGGCGAGTTCAGC GACATCCAGGCCCGCTCGGCCGCCTGGAAGGCTGACGGCGTGTGTTCCACCGAGGCCGGCAGTCGGCCAGAGAACGTGAGGAAGAACCGCTACAAAGACGTGCTGCCAT ATGATCAGACGCGAGTAATCCTCTCCCTGCTCCGGGAAGAGGGACACAGCGACTACATTAATGGCAACTTCATCCGGGTGAGGGTTGGGGTCACGGAAGGAGGTGGACTGGGAGTGGCCAGGGGTGAGCAGCAGAATCTCAGTAGTGAATTCGGCCTTCACCAGGGCGTGGATGGAAGCCTGGCCTACATTGCCACGCAAGGACCCTTGCCTCACACCCTGCTAGACTTCTGGAGACTGGTCTGGGAGTTTGGGGTCAAG GTGATCCTGATGGCCTGTCGAGAGATAGAGAATGGGCGG AAAAGGTGTGAGCGGTACTGGGCCCAGGAGCAGGAGCCACTGCAGACCGGGCTTTTCTGCATCACTCTG ATAAAGGAGAAGTGGCTGAATGAGGACATCATGCTCAGGACCCTCAAGGTCACATTCCAGAAG gAGTCCCGTTCTGTGTACCAGCTACAGTATATGTCCTGGCCAGACCGTGGGGTCCCCAGCAGTCCTGACCACATGCTTGCCATGGTGGAGGAAGCCCGTCGCCTCCAGGGATCTGGCCCTGAACCCCTCTGTGTCCACTGCAG TGCGGGCTGTGGGCGAACAGGCGTCCTGTGCACCGTGGATTATGTGAGGCAGCTGCTCCTGACCCAG GTGATCCCACCTGACTTCAGTCTCTTTGATGTGGTCCTTGAGATGAGGAAGCAGCGGCCTGCGGCCGTGCAGACAGAG AAGCAGTACAGGTTCCTGTACCACACGGTGGCTCAGATGTTCTGCTCCATGCTCCAGAATGCCAGCCCCCACTACCAGAACATCAAAGAG AATTGTGCCCCACTCTACGACGATGCCCTCTTCCTCCGGACTCCCCAGGCACTTCTCGCCATACCCCGCCCACCAGGAGGGGTCCTCAG CGCCGCCGTTTCACTTCCTCCCGGCCCTCCCTGCCTGCAGAAGTATCTCTGTGCCCGGGTCCCCGGGCCACGCCATGGCTGA
- the PTPN18 gene encoding tyrosine-protein phosphatase non-receptor type 18 isoform X13 translates to MSRSLDSAQSFLERLEARGGREGAVLAGEFSDIQARSAAWKADGVCSTEAGSRPENVRKNRYKDVLPYDQTRVILSLLREEGHSDYINGNFIRVRVGVTEGGGLGVARGEQQNLSSEFGLHQGVDGSLAYIATQGPLPHTLLDFWRLVWEFGVKVILMACREIENGRKRCERYWAQEQEPLQTGLFCITLIKEKWLNEDIMLRTLKVTFQKESRSVYQLQYMSWPDRGVPSSPDHMLAMVEEARRLQGSGPEPLCVHCSAGCGRTGVLCTVDYVRQLLLTQVIPPDFSLFDVVLEMRKQRPAAVQTEKQYRFLYHTVAQMFCSMLQNASPHYQNIKEVQRPLSHSPVHHQHPQRPGPRARSSPRDYWEQALTMTSTCALLQASLSGSPVLSFLPEPRERPGQLPPSGASPPVFLQNCAPLYDDALFLRTPQALLAIPRPPGGVLSAAVSLPPGPPCLQKYLCARVPGPRHG, encoded by the exons ATGAGCCGCAGCCTGGACTCGGCGCAGAGCTTCCTGGAGCGGCTGGAAGCGCGGGGCGGCCGGGAGGGGGCAGTTCTCGCCGGCGAGTTCAGC GACATCCAGGCCCGCTCGGCCGCCTGGAAGGCTGACGGCGTGTGTTCCACCGAGGCCGGCAGTCGGCCAGAGAACGTGAGGAAGAACCGCTACAAAGACGTGCTGCCAT ATGATCAGACGCGAGTAATCCTCTCCCTGCTCCGGGAAGAGGGACACAGCGACTACATTAATGGCAACTTCATCCGGGTGAGGGTTGGGGTCACGGAAGGAGGTGGACTGGGAGTGGCCAGGGGTGAGCAGCAGAATCTCAGTAGTGAATTCGGCCTTCACCAGGGCGTGGATGGAAGCCTGGCCTACATTGCCACGCAAGGACCCTTGCCTCACACCCTGCTAGACTTCTGGAGACTGGTCTGGGAGTTTGGGGTCAAG GTGATCCTGATGGCCTGTCGAGAGATAGAGAATGGGCGG AAAAGGTGTGAGCGGTACTGGGCCCAGGAGCAGGAGCCACTGCAGACCGGGCTTTTCTGCATCACTCTG ATAAAGGAGAAGTGGCTGAATGAGGACATCATGCTCAGGACCCTCAAGGTCACATTCCAGAAG gAGTCCCGTTCTGTGTACCAGCTACAGTATATGTCCTGGCCAGACCGTGGGGTCCCCAGCAGTCCTGACCACATGCTTGCCATGGTGGAGGAAGCCCGTCGCCTCCAGGGATCTGGCCCTGAACCCCTCTGTGTCCACTGCAG TGCGGGCTGTGGGCGAACAGGCGTCCTGTGCACCGTGGATTATGTGAGGCAGCTGCTCCTGACCCAG GTGATCCCACCTGACTTCAGTCTCTTTGATGTGGTCCTTGAGATGAGGAAGCAGCGGCCTGCGGCCGTGCAGACAGAG AAGCAGTACAGGTTCCTGTACCACACGGTGGCTCAGATGTTCTGCTCCATGCTCCAGAATGCCAGCCCCCACTACCAGAACATCAAAGAGGTACAGAGGCCCCTTTCCCACTCTCCTGTCCACCATCAGCACCCTCAGAGACCAGGACCCCGAGCACGGTCCAGCCCCCGGGACTACTGGGAGCAGGCACTGACTATGACATCCACCTGTGCCCTCCTCCAGGCATCCTTATCGGGCTCTCCCGTCTTGAGCTTTCTCCCAGAGCCCCGTGAGAGGCCTGGCCAGCTTCCTCCCTCAGGAGCCTCCCCTCCTGTTTTTCTTCAGAATTGTGCCCCACTCTACGACGATGCCCTCTTCCTCCGGACTCCCCAGGCACTTCTCGCCATACCCCGCCCACCAGGAGGGGTCCTCAG CGCCGCCGTTTCACTTCCTCCCGGCCCTCCCTGCCTGCAGAAGTATCTCTGTGCCCGGGTCCCCGGGCCACGCCATGGCTGA
- the PTPN18 gene encoding tyrosine-protein phosphatase non-receptor type 18 isoform X12: protein MSRSLDSAQSFLERLEARGGREGAVLAGEFSDIQARSAAWKADGVCSTEAGSRPENVRKNRYKDVLPYDQTRVILSLLREEGHSDYINGNFIRVRVGVTEGGGLGVARGEQQNLSSEFGLHQGVDGSLAYIATQGPLPHTLLDFWRLVWEFGVKVILMACREIENGRKRCERYWAQEQEPLQTGLFCITLIKEKWLNEDIMLRTLKVTFQKESRSVYQLQYMSWPDRGVPSSPDHMLAMVEEARRLQGSGPEPLCVHCSAGCGRTGVLCTVDYVRQLLLTQVIPPDFSLFDVVLEMRKQRPAAVQTEKQYRFLYHTVAQMFCSMLQNASPHYQNIKEVQRPLSHSPVHHQHPQRPGPRARSSPRDYWEQALTMTSTCALLQASLSGSPVLSFLPEPRERPGQLPPSGASPPVFLQNCAPLYDDALFLRTPQALLAIPRPPGGVLRALGTQKRGPDPREPSLPSSAPPRREGSPWFAR from the exons ATGAGCCGCAGCCTGGACTCGGCGCAGAGCTTCCTGGAGCGGCTGGAAGCGCGGGGCGGCCGGGAGGGGGCAGTTCTCGCCGGCGAGTTCAGC GACATCCAGGCCCGCTCGGCCGCCTGGAAGGCTGACGGCGTGTGTTCCACCGAGGCCGGCAGTCGGCCAGAGAACGTGAGGAAGAACCGCTACAAAGACGTGCTGCCAT ATGATCAGACGCGAGTAATCCTCTCCCTGCTCCGGGAAGAGGGACACAGCGACTACATTAATGGCAACTTCATCCGGGTGAGGGTTGGGGTCACGGAAGGAGGTGGACTGGGAGTGGCCAGGGGTGAGCAGCAGAATCTCAGTAGTGAATTCGGCCTTCACCAGGGCGTGGATGGAAGCCTGGCCTACATTGCCACGCAAGGACCCTTGCCTCACACCCTGCTAGACTTCTGGAGACTGGTCTGGGAGTTTGGGGTCAAG GTGATCCTGATGGCCTGTCGAGAGATAGAGAATGGGCGG AAAAGGTGTGAGCGGTACTGGGCCCAGGAGCAGGAGCCACTGCAGACCGGGCTTTTCTGCATCACTCTG ATAAAGGAGAAGTGGCTGAATGAGGACATCATGCTCAGGACCCTCAAGGTCACATTCCAGAAG gAGTCCCGTTCTGTGTACCAGCTACAGTATATGTCCTGGCCAGACCGTGGGGTCCCCAGCAGTCCTGACCACATGCTTGCCATGGTGGAGGAAGCCCGTCGCCTCCAGGGATCTGGCCCTGAACCCCTCTGTGTCCACTGCAG TGCGGGCTGTGGGCGAACAGGCGTCCTGTGCACCGTGGATTATGTGAGGCAGCTGCTCCTGACCCAG GTGATCCCACCTGACTTCAGTCTCTTTGATGTGGTCCTTGAGATGAGGAAGCAGCGGCCTGCGGCCGTGCAGACAGAG AAGCAGTACAGGTTCCTGTACCACACGGTGGCTCAGATGTTCTGCTCCATGCTCCAGAATGCCAGCCCCCACTACCAGAACATCAAAGAGGTACAGAGGCCCCTTTCCCACTCTCCTGTCCACCATCAGCACCCTCAGAGACCAGGACCCCGAGCACGGTCCAGCCCCCGGGACTACTGGGAGCAGGCACTGACTATGACATCCACCTGTGCCCTCCTCCAGGCATCCTTATCGGGCTCTCCCGTCTTGAGCTTTCTCCCAGAGCCCCGTGAGAGGCCTGGCCAGCTTCCTCCCTCAGGAGCCTCCCCTCCTGTTTTTCTTCAGAATTGTGCCCCACTCTACGACGATGCCCTCTTCCTCCGGACTCCCCAGGCACTTCTCGCCATACCCCGCCCACCAGGAGGGGTCCTCAG GGCGCTAGGGACACAGAAGCGAGGCCCCGACCCCAGGGAGCCCTCCCTCCCATCTAGCGCACCGCCTCGGCGGGAAGGAAGCCCGTGGTTTGCGCGCTGA
- the PTPN18 gene encoding tyrosine-protein phosphatase non-receptor type 18 isoform X9, with protein MSRSLDSAQSFLERLEARGGREGAVLAGEFSDIQARSAAWKADGVCSTEAGSRPENVRKNRYKDVLPYDQTRVILSLLREEGHSDYINGNFIRVRVGVTEGGGLGVARGEQQNLSSEFGLHQGVDGSLAYIATQGPLPHTLLDFWRLVWEFGVKVILMACREIENGRKRCERYWAQEQEPLQTGLFCITLIKEKWLNEDIMLRTLKVTFQKESRSVYQLQYMSWPDRGVPSSPDHMLAMVEEARRLQGSGPEPLCVHCSAGCGRTGVLCTVDYVRQLLLTQVIPPDFSLFDVVLEMRKQRPAAVQTEQYRFLYHTVAQMFCSMLQNASPHYQNIKENCAPLYDDALFLRTPQALLAIPRPPGGVLRSISVPGSPGHAMADTYAVVQKRGAPVGAGRGTETGTGARSAEEAPLYSQVTPRAQRPGAHAEDVRGTLPGRIPADQSPAGSSAYEDVVGGAQTGGLGFNLRIGRPKGPRDPPAEWTRVWSLALSPRLEYNVAILAHCNLCLCLPGSSNSSASASQVAGIKRMYHYAQLIFVFLVEMGFHHVGKAGLELLTS; from the exons ATGAGCCGCAGCCTGGACTCGGCGCAGAGCTTCCTGGAGCGGCTGGAAGCGCGGGGCGGCCGGGAGGGGGCAGTTCTCGCCGGCGAGTTCAGC GACATCCAGGCCCGCTCGGCCGCCTGGAAGGCTGACGGCGTGTGTTCCACCGAGGCCGGCAGTCGGCCAGAGAACGTGAGGAAGAACCGCTACAAAGACGTGCTGCCAT ATGATCAGACGCGAGTAATCCTCTCCCTGCTCCGGGAAGAGGGACACAGCGACTACATTAATGGCAACTTCATCCGGGTGAGGGTTGGGGTCACGGAAGGAGGTGGACTGGGAGTGGCCAGGGGTGAGCAGCAGAATCTCAGTAGTGAATTCGGCCTTCACCAGGGCGTGGATGGAAGCCTGGCCTACATTGCCACGCAAGGACCCTTGCCTCACACCCTGCTAGACTTCTGGAGACTGGTCTGGGAGTTTGGGGTCAAG GTGATCCTGATGGCCTGTCGAGAGATAGAGAATGGGCGG AAAAGGTGTGAGCGGTACTGGGCCCAGGAGCAGGAGCCACTGCAGACCGGGCTTTTCTGCATCACTCTG ATAAAGGAGAAGTGGCTGAATGAGGACATCATGCTCAGGACCCTCAAGGTCACATTCCAGAAG gAGTCCCGTTCTGTGTACCAGCTACAGTATATGTCCTGGCCAGACCGTGGGGTCCCCAGCAGTCCTGACCACATGCTTGCCATGGTGGAGGAAGCCCGTCGCCTCCAGGGATCTGGCCCTGAACCCCTCTGTGTCCACTGCAG TGCGGGCTGTGGGCGAACAGGCGTCCTGTGCACCGTGGATTATGTGAGGCAGCTGCTCCTGACCCAG GTGATCCCACCTGACTTCAGTCTCTTTGATGTGGTCCTTGAGATGAGGAAGCAGCGGCCTGCGGCCGTGCAGACAGAG CAGTACAGGTTCCTGTACCACACGGTGGCTCAGATGTTCTGCTCCATGCTCCAGAATGCCAGCCCCCACTACCAGAACATCAAAGAG AATTGTGCCCCACTCTACGACGATGCCCTCTTCCTCCGGACTCCCCAGGCACTTCTCGCCATACCCCGCCCACCAGGAGGGGTCCTCAG AAGTATCTCTGTGCCCGGGTCCCCGGGCCACGCCATGGCTGACACCTACGCGGTGGTGCAGAAGCGCGGGGCTCCAGTGGGCGCCGGGCGTGGGACGGAGACGGGGACGGGGGCGCGCAGCGCGGAGGAGGCGCCGCTCTACAGCCAGGTGACGCCGCGCGCCCAGCGGCCCGGGGCACACGCGGAGGACGTGCGGGGGACGCTGCCTGGCCGCA TTCCTGCTGACCAAAGTCCTGCCGGATCTAGCGCCTACGAGGACGTGGTGGGTGGAGCTCAGACCGGTGGGCTAG GTTTCAACCTGCGcattgggaggccgaaggggccCCGGGACCCGCCTGCTGAGTGGACCCGGGT atggagtcttgctctgtcgcccaggctggagtacaatgtcgcaatcttggctcactgcaacctctgtctctgcctcccaggttcaagcaattcttctgcctcagcctctcaagtagctgggattaaacgcatgtaccactatgcccagctaatatttgtatttttagtagagatggggtttcaccacgttggcaaggctggtctcgaactccttacctcgtga